The window AAATGGATCCGAGCGGCATTACCATACAGGCAGGCACTGGCAACGTCATCATCAAAGGTACTACCGTAATGATTAATTAAAGTTTAACAATAAAACAATACAAATATGCCACCAGCTGCCCGCGTTTCTGACAATCATGTTTGCCCTATGGTAAATCCCGGTGGTGTGCCCCACGTAGGCGGGCCAATACTGCCGCCCGGTGCGCCCACCGTATTAATTGGCGGTACGCCGGCAGCAACAGTTGGCAGCATGTGCACATGTACCGGGCCGCCCGACAGCATAATAATGGGATCATCCACGGTGTTAATAGGCGGTTCGCCGGCCGCGCGACTGGGCGATTCAACCGCGCATGGCGGCACCATAGTTTTAGGTTGCCCCACCGTGCTAATTGGGGGTTAATTTTTAAAAAAATTGAAAAATGGCTATTACAAACCAAACTTTTTTAGGAACAGGGTGGAGCTTTCCGCCAACATTTCGCAGGGAAACGGCAACCGTTGATATGCTGGCCAACGAAGCTGACGTGCAAAGCAGCATCCAGATTATTATATCAACTATAAACGGCGAGCGGGTGATGTTGCCCAATTTTGGCTGCAATTTGCAACCCCACGTTTTTGATGTTATGAATGTACCCACCATCGCCATGATACAAAAAATAGTAAACGATGCATTGGTTTATAACGAGCCAAGGATCATTGTGGAAAGTGTTATCGCAACGCCCGACGAGGTAAACGGTGTATTGAATATTAATGTGCAGTATAGCATCATTACAACCAACACGCGGTATAACTATGTGTATCCATTTTATATTAACGAGGCCACTAATATTGCTACATAACACCCCATCTGCC is drawn from Mucilaginibacter ginsenosidivorax and contains these coding sequences:
- a CDS encoding GPW/gp25 family protein, whose translation is MAITNQTFLGTGWSFPPTFRRETATVDMLANEADVQSSIQIIISTINGERVMLPNFGCNLQPHVFDVMNVPTIAMIQKIVNDALVYNEPRIIVESVIATPDEVNGVLNINVQYSIITTNTRYNYVYPFYINEATNIAT
- a CDS encoding PAAR domain-containing protein produces the protein MVNPGGVPHVGGPILPPGAPTVLIGGTPAATVGSMCTCTGPPDSIIMGSSTVLIGGSPAARLGDSTAHGGTIVLGCPTVLIGG